A single Tuberibacillus sp. Marseille-P3662 DNA region contains:
- a CDS encoding DUF2621 family protein, which yields MSGTFSWFIVTWSIFLFVFMAIGGYFMFRKFLKSLPRDDGNSILDWQNYYIEQTKHLWSQEQKDLLEELVRPVPELFRDVAKGKIAGKIGEVALRKNARTMTQDLIVEGYIKATPKRDHKYLRKTLMRHNISLQPYEHFF from the coding sequence ATGTCCGGTACGTTCAGTTGGTTTATCGTCACTTGGTCTATCTTTTTATTTGTGTTTATGGCCATTGGCGGTTACTTTATGTTTCGCAAGTTTTTGAAAAGCTTGCCACGTGATGACGGGAATTCTATATTGGACTGGCAAAATTATTATATCGAACAAACCAAACATTTGTGGTCCCAAGAACAAAAGGATCTTCTGGAAGAACTTGTGCGCCCTGTTCCTGAATTATTCCGCGATGTGGCTAAGGGGAAAATCGCCGGGAAAATCGGTGAAGTTGCTTTAAGAAAAAACGCCCGAACGATGACCCAGGATTTAATTGTTGAGGGTTACATAAAAGCAACCCCTAAACGCGACCACAAGTATCTTAGAAAAACACTCATGAGGCATAATATCAGTTTACAACCTTATGAACATTTTTTTTAG
- a CDS encoding CcdC family protein — MLKIVSVLIGIGLASAIIAIRLKASHHPTNAKKIILPPFFMSTGFLMFTVPFTRVPWSEFFEALSIGVFFSLFLIITSKFEVRDHDIYLKRSKAFVFILVILVIIRTIMKIYFEQSITVPQLSGLFFTLAFGMILPWRIAMYIMYRRLEKQMTIDQRV; from the coding sequence ATGCTAAAAATTGTGAGTGTTTTAATTGGGATTGGGCTGGCATCAGCGATCATTGCCATTCGGTTGAAAGCTTCCCACCATCCAACGAATGCAAAAAAAATTATTTTACCTCCATTCTTCATGTCAACAGGGTTTTTGATGTTTACGGTACCCTTTACTCGTGTACCGTGGTCAGAGTTTTTTGAGGCGCTTAGCATTGGTGTGTTCTTTTCCTTGTTTCTTATCATAACATCGAAATTTGAAGTTCGTGATCATGATATTTACCTTAAGCGTTCAAAGGCCTTTGTTTTTATTTTAGTGATTTTAGTTATTATTCGAACCATCATGAAAATTTATTTCGAACAATCCATTACGGTTCCGCAATTGAGCGGATTGTTCTTCACACTTGCGTTCGGCATGATTCTTCCGTGGAGGATAGCTATGTATATTATGTATCGCCGTCTTGAGAAACAAATGACCATTGACCAACGTGTTTAG
- a CDS encoding M15 family metallopeptidase, with the protein MRKKTATVWLMAGVTILSLSACNPQGKQDSSTHEQQDNQQEQQSSQDANKNKQTESQDQNDQSSESNEGQTVDKADQHQSNDNGMVTVAHPNDLQVLVNKSHKLPDGFVPKNLQYADVRFPYDEKVQKRKVRKVTSDALKQLFQAADNKGIQLFAQSGYRSYERQETVFASNVDRYGEKKASQVSAHPGTSEHQSGLAMDITSRAVDFKLIQAFGDTEAGRWVAKHAHEFGFIVRYPKGKQDITGYEYEPWHLRYVGKDAATKIYKKDWALEEYKRNE; encoded by the coding sequence ATGAGGAAAAAAACAGCAACAGTGTGGTTGATGGCAGGCGTAACAATACTCTCTTTATCAGCTTGCAATCCCCAGGGAAAACAGGATTCATCAACACATGAACAGCAAGACAATCAGCAAGAGCAACAATCAAGTCAGGATGCGAATAAGAATAAGCAAACAGAGAGTCAAGATCAAAACGACCAATCATCTGAAAGTAATGAAGGTCAAACAGTGGATAAGGCTGACCAGCATCAGTCCAATGACAATGGTATGGTGACAGTCGCTCATCCAAATGATTTGCAAGTTCTTGTGAACAAATCCCATAAGTTGCCGGATGGATTCGTTCCGAAAAATTTACAGTATGCAGACGTGAGATTTCCATACGATGAAAAAGTCCAAAAGCGTAAAGTACGTAAGGTTACATCAGACGCGTTAAAGCAATTGTTTCAAGCGGCGGACAACAAAGGTATCCAATTGTTTGCTCAATCGGGTTATCGTTCTTATGAAAGGCAGGAAACGGTGTTTGCTTCGAATGTTGACCGCTATGGAGAAAAGAAGGCAAGTCAAGTCAGTGCTCATCCAGGAACGAGCGAACATCAATCCGGGCTAGCTATGGACATCACCTCGCGCGCGGTTGACTTTAAGCTCATTCAAGCATTTGGTGATACCGAAGCGGGTCGCTGGGTGGCCAAACATGCACATGAATTCGGGTTCATCGTCCGATATCCAAAAGGTAAACAGGACATTACCGGTTATGAGTATGAACCTTGGCATTTGCGTTACGTAGGAAAGGACGCAGCCACTAAGATATACAAAAAAGATTGGGCACTTGAAGAATATAAGCGAAACGAGTAA
- a CDS encoding YneF family protein → MWMYILVGVVCIIVGVLAGFFAARKYMMSYIKKNPPINEKMLRVMMTQMGQNPSQKKINQMMKAMNNQSK, encoded by the coding sequence ATGTGGATGTATATCCTAGTGGGCGTCGTTTGTATCATCGTTGGCGTGTTGGCCGGCTTTTTCGCCGCTCGTAAATATATGATGAGTTATATTAAGAAGAATCCGCCTATCAATGAAAAAATGTTGCGTGTCATGATGACACAAATGGGACAAAACCCATCGCAGAAGAAGATTAATCAAATGATGAAAGCCATGAACAATCAATCGAAATAA
- the sirA gene encoding sporulation inhibitor of replication protein SirA translates to MRHYYIYLIENEVARSFFGKEAKLFQLFVETFHTHDPFNREQLHKQVAYITKKIPVHEIETNIQQQLASSSEFTVNQGEYMIHSVYGQSMAKLAIDHNVMHMEATGDLRSETVFFEVLRNIDPCFLAIDAGHQRFGWLAPVKHAHLI, encoded by the coding sequence ATGAGGCACTATTATATTTATTTAATTGAAAATGAAGTCGCGCGCAGTTTTTTTGGTAAAGAGGCCAAATTATTTCAACTTTTTGTTGAAACCTTCCATACACATGACCCTTTTAATAGGGAACAACTACATAAGCAAGTGGCATACATAACAAAGAAAATCCCCGTACATGAAATTGAGACGAACATTCAACAGCAACTGGCCAGTTCCTCGGAATTCACTGTCAACCAAGGGGAATATATGATTCATTCAGTATATGGACAAAGTATGGCCAAACTAGCGATTGACCATAATGTGATGCATATGGAAGCCACTGGTGATTTACGTTCCGAGACCGTTTTTTTTGAAGTTTTGCGGAATATTGATCCTTGTTTTTTAGCCATTGACGCCGGGCATCAAAGGTTTGGCTGGTTGGCACCTGTGAAACATGCTCATCTCATATAA
- the tkt gene encoding transketolase, whose translation MQSIEQKAINTIRTLSIDAVETANSGHPGLPMGAAPMAYTLWSSFMKHNPKNPDWFNRDRFVLSAGHGSMLLYSLLHLNGYDVSIDDLKSFRQWGSKTPGHPEVGDTPGVEATTGPLGQGVAMAVGMAMAEQHLADKYNRDQYEMVKHHTYAICGDGDLMEGVSAEAASLAGHLKLGRLVVLYDSNDISLDGDLHMAFSENVKKRFEAYGWQVLHVEDGNNLNEINEALRQATETTDKPTFIEVKTTIGFGSPNKSGTKDAHGAPLGAEEVTEAKKSYEWDYDDAFTVPEDVQQHFARIAEKGEQLEQDWNRQFAAYKEEYPELAKELEMAINGTLPEGYSESLPAFEVGDKLATRAASSEVINALSKSVPQIFGGAADLASSTKTLMKESDDFLPGTYQGRNVWFGVREFAMAAAVNGMGLHGGVKPFGSTFFVFSDYLRPALRLSAIMHLPVTYVFTHDSIAVGEDGPTHEPVEQLASLRAMPNLSVIRPADAIETREAWKLALENEDQPTALVLTRQGVPVLDGSAKNAADGVAKGAYVISEANDEPQGIIIATGSEVSLAVEAQEQLAQDNIHVNVVSMPSVDRFDAQSKAYKDSILPTSLTKRLAVETGASFGWHKFVGIEGDTVTIDRFGASAKGDKVMSEYGFNVDHVVSKMKQLF comes from the coding sequence ATGCAATCAATTGAACAAAAAGCTATTAATACAATTCGGACGCTATCTATTGATGCTGTTGAAACGGCTAATAGCGGACACCCAGGTCTACCTATGGGTGCAGCGCCCATGGCTTATACACTCTGGTCAAGTTTCATGAAGCACAATCCGAAGAACCCCGATTGGTTTAATCGAGATCGCTTTGTTTTGTCTGCAGGTCATGGCTCTATGTTGCTATATAGTCTTCTGCACTTAAATGGATATGATGTATCCATCGATGATTTAAAATCATTTAGACAATGGGGAAGCAAGACCCCGGGACACCCAGAAGTTGGGGATACACCAGGAGTTGAAGCTACAACAGGACCACTTGGTCAAGGCGTAGCGATGGCTGTCGGTATGGCAATGGCCGAACAGCATTTGGCTGACAAATACAATCGTGACCAATATGAAATGGTTAAACATCATACATATGCTATTTGCGGTGATGGCGACTTAATGGAAGGCGTTTCTGCTGAAGCAGCTTCACTTGCTGGCCATCTTAAACTCGGTCGACTTGTCGTTTTATATGACTCAAATGATATTTCTCTGGATGGCGACCTACATATGGCATTCTCTGAGAATGTTAAAAAACGGTTTGAAGCTTATGGATGGCAGGTTCTTCACGTTGAGGATGGCAATAATCTTAATGAAATTAATGAAGCCTTGCGTCAAGCAACTGAAACGACTGACAAACCGACATTTATTGAAGTGAAGACGACCATTGGTTTCGGCAGCCCGAATAAGTCTGGCACAAAAGACGCTCATGGAGCTCCACTTGGTGCTGAAGAAGTCACTGAAGCGAAGAAAAGTTATGAATGGGATTACGATGATGCATTTACAGTTCCTGAAGATGTTCAGCAACACTTTGCTCGTATTGCTGAAAAAGGTGAGCAACTCGAACAAGATTGGAATCGCCAGTTTGCTGCCTACAAAGAAGAATATCCGGAACTCGCAAAAGAATTGGAGATGGCCATTAATGGCACGTTGCCTGAAGGCTATTCTGAATCCCTACCAGCATTCGAAGTTGGCGATAAGCTGGCAACCCGTGCAGCCTCCAGTGAAGTGATTAATGCGCTGTCCAAATCCGTACCGCAAATTTTTGGTGGTGCCGCTGATCTTGCCTCATCAACGAAAACATTAATGAAAGAGAGCGACGATTTCCTACCAGGTACCTATCAAGGGAGAAACGTCTGGTTCGGCGTACGCGAATTTGCGATGGCTGCTGCTGTTAATGGCATGGGACTCCATGGAGGCGTCAAGCCCTTTGGTTCAACATTCTTTGTTTTCTCTGACTATTTGCGTCCAGCATTACGCCTATCAGCCATTATGCATTTGCCAGTCACATATGTTTTTACGCACGATAGCATTGCGGTTGGAGAAGACGGTCCAACACATGAGCCTGTCGAGCAGTTAGCATCATTACGAGCTATGCCAAATCTTTCGGTCATTCGTCCTGCTGACGCTATTGAGACACGGGAAGCTTGGAAGTTAGCCCTTGAAAATGAGGATCAACCAACAGCGCTTGTCTTAACACGCCAAGGTGTTCCTGTACTTGATGGATCAGCAAAGAATGCTGCGGATGGTGTTGCCAAAGGGGCTTATGTGATCTCTGAAGCAAATGATGAACCACAAGGTATCATTATAGCAACTGGTTCAGAAGTGAGCTTAGCGGTTGAAGCGCAAGAGCAATTAGCGCAGGACAATATACACGTTAACGTTGTCAGCATGCCTTCTGTTGATCGATTTGATGCTCAGTCGAAAGCTTACAAGGACAGCATTTTACCAACGTCACTAACGAAGCGTTTAGCTGTTGAAACCGGGGCATCGTTCGGTTGGCATAAATTTGTCGGCATCGAGGGTGATACGGTAACCATCGACCGCTTTGGTGCATCGGCAAAAGGTGATAAAGTGATGTCTGAATATGGATTTAACGTTGATCACGTTGTCTCCAAGATGAAACAATTGTTTTAA
- a CDS encoding DUF896 domain-containing protein — MLSEDKLNRISELGRKKKAEGLTQEESQEQQKLREEYLKTFRKNFKQQLHGLKVVDPEGQDVTPEKLKQSQRQSKDFH, encoded by the coding sequence ATGCTTTCTGAAGATAAATTAAATCGCATTTCTGAGCTCGGTCGCAAGAAAAAAGCAGAAGGGCTTACACAGGAAGAAAGTCAGGAACAGCAAAAATTGAGAGAAGAGTATTTAAAGACGTTTAGAAAAAACTTCAAGCAGCAATTGCATGGTCTTAAGGTTGTCGATCCTGAAGGACAAGATGTCACTCCGGAAAAACTTAAACAGAGTCAACGCCAATCTAAAGACTTTCATTAA
- the yneA gene encoding cell division suppressor protein YneA gives MTVIKRVTKTYCLYFIFGILVILSIFEVADQLHPAQAGQFKTIEVEAGDTLWEIGEDFQDQHHMPIKKFVNWVERVNHINAYQLDIGETLVIPIEK, from the coding sequence ATGACAGTGATTAAGCGAGTCACAAAAACCTATTGTCTTTATTTCATATTTGGTATTTTAGTCATTCTTTCAATTTTTGAAGTTGCAGATCAATTGCATCCTGCTCAAGCGGGACAATTTAAAACTATTGAAGTCGAAGCAGGGGATACACTATGGGAGATCGGTGAAGACTTTCAGGATCAACATCATATGCCGATTAAAAAGTTCGTTAATTGGGTGGAAAGAGTTAATCATATTAATGCTTACCAACTCGATATTGGTGAAACACTTGTTATTCCAATAGAAAAGTAA
- the lexA gene encoding transcriptional repressor LexA, with protein sequence MVKLSNRQQAILDFIRQEVRSKGYPPSVREIGDAVGLASSSTVHGHLSRLEKNGHIRRDPTKPRAIELLEEDVNQSTAPAQTSIDVPIIGKVTAGQPITAIENVEEYFPVPTSMVGDDEAFILNVSGESMIDTGILDGDKVIVRQQRIADNGDIIVAMTEEDEATVKRFYKEDGHIRLQPENPNMEPIILNDCVILGKVIGVFRNIH encoded by the coding sequence ATTGTGAAACTATCAAACCGGCAACAAGCAATCTTAGATTTTATACGACAAGAAGTCCGCTCTAAAGGATATCCGCCTTCTGTTCGGGAAATTGGTGATGCCGTCGGATTGGCTTCAAGCTCAACGGTACACGGACATTTGTCGAGACTTGAGAAAAATGGTCACATCAGACGTGATCCAACCAAACCGAGAGCGATTGAACTGTTGGAGGAAGATGTGAATCAATCAACGGCACCTGCCCAGACAAGTATCGATGTACCCATTATCGGCAAAGTCACGGCAGGACAACCAATTACTGCCATTGAGAATGTCGAAGAGTATTTTCCCGTCCCAACCAGTATGGTTGGAGATGATGAAGCCTTTATTCTAAATGTTTCCGGGGAGAGTATGATTGACACCGGCATTCTTGACGGTGATAAGGTCATTGTGAGACAGCAAAGAATTGCTGATAACGGAGACATTATCGTTGCCATGACGGAAGAAGATGAAGCTACGGTTAAACGATTCTACAAAGAAGATGGGCATATTCGTCTACAACCGGAGAACCCAAATATGGAACCGATCATTTTAAATGATTGTGTGATTTTAGGCAAAGTCATTGGTGTTTTTCGAAATATACATTAA
- a CDS encoding helix-turn-helix domain-containing protein, with the protein MRQRDKAIIKDLERFRVMTRDDIATLYFGNLNSPRTSANYVLKRLRRDGYIEADTNTRPFMYFPKPTTVKKGSSKISHFLKIVECYKEMRKIGGIKQFEVEPKFGDKGTIEPDIFTIWQNAPFFIEVQNSLTYSNKNMRDKLERYKAYKRSELWKELSWQVYGKEVFPTVLIITDKNYDTSFVNDFKVYQAKIISNFYHRFFPKKKVIKWDLSNSAI; encoded by the coding sequence ATGAGACAACGTGACAAGGCCATTATCAAAGATTTAGAACGATTTAGGGTAATGACAAGGGATGATATTGCAACGCTTTATTTTGGAAATTTGAACAGCCCACGGACATCTGCAAATTATGTTTTGAAAAGGTTAAGACGTGATGGATATATTGAAGCTGACACTAATACAAGGCCGTTCATGTATTTTCCTAAACCAACCACTGTCAAAAAAGGATCGTCTAAAATCAGTCACTTTCTTAAAATTGTAGAATGCTATAAGGAAATGCGTAAAATTGGTGGTATCAAACAGTTCGAGGTCGAACCTAAATTTGGTGATAAAGGAACCATCGAACCAGACATATTTACTATTTGGCAGAACGCACCGTTTTTCATTGAAGTACAAAACTCATTGACTTATTCAAACAAAAATATGAGAGATAAATTGGAACGTTATAAAGCTTACAAACGTAGTGAATTGTGGAAAGAATTATCGTGGCAAGTGTACGGGAAAGAAGTATTCCCAACCGTTCTGATTATCACAGATAAAAATTACGACACTTCATTTGTGAATGATTTTAAGGTGTACCAAGCGAAAATAATATCAAACTTTTATCATCGCTTTTTCCCAAAGAAAAAGGTTATTAAATGGGATTTGTCGAATAGTGCCATTTGA
- a CDS encoding FtsK/SpoIIIE domain-containing protein, translating into MIFCNPHKQKLKRVFRNAHLYKEVSTGKKKYQVYPYIIDYRSTEDKTTFVFTLPDGVDPKQIQKQWFVFQQIFGDNIDISGEYKKFVLSIHKYSMPSGVEYNFENFKLKKYDLPIICGVDRHGKMRLYDMENHPHLLIAGETGSGKSTQLRAILSTLVKHYSSDDLRLVLGDLKRSEFHVFRRLPHVEGVCTSSITLDGYLAYVNDILKKRGDLLDKHEKAHIKDLPFHLPSIVVCIDEVALLKDEKDIMSTIEDISAIGRALGVYLILSMQRPDSDILDGKLKNNLTIRMAFKHADRINSNITLGRTVENAADISINTPGRMYMKSDDIELLQGPFLDLEVAKVILEPLKVPKSANQDEQSSVDDNPFNVLGDDDETT; encoded by the coding sequence ATGATATTTTGTAATCCCCACAAACAAAAACTCAAGCGTGTATTTAGAAACGCTCATTTATACAAAGAAGTGTCTACTGGAAAAAAGAAATATCAAGTTTATCCTTATATCATTGATTATCGTTCCACTGAAGACAAAACAACATTTGTATTCACACTACCGGATGGGGTCGACCCAAAGCAAATTCAAAAGCAATGGTTTGTCTTTCAACAAATATTCGGTGACAACATCGACATTAGCGGAGAATATAAAAAGTTTGTCCTATCAATCCACAAATATAGTATGCCTAGTGGTGTTGAATATAATTTTGAGAATTTTAAACTAAAAAAATATGACTTGCCAATCATTTGTGGTGTGGATCGTCACGGGAAAATGCGATTATATGACATGGAAAACCATCCTCATTTATTGATAGCTGGTGAAACAGGATCGGGGAAATCAACTCAATTGAGAGCAATTTTAAGCACGCTTGTGAAACATTACTCATCGGACGATCTACGCCTTGTACTAGGCGATTTGAAGCGCTCAGAGTTTCATGTTTTCCGACGTTTGCCGCATGTGGAAGGCGTATGCACGAGCAGTATCACGTTAGATGGATATCTTGCATATGTGAACGATATACTGAAAAAACGCGGTGATCTTCTGGATAAACACGAGAAAGCGCATATCAAAGACCTACCGTTCCATTTGCCGAGTATTGTTGTTTGCATTGATGAGGTTGCGCTTCTTAAGGATGAAAAAGACATCATGAGTACGATCGAGGATATAAGCGCGATTGGCCGGGCGTTGGGCGTCTATCTCATTCTTTCTATGCAACGCCCAGACAGTGACATTTTAGACGGGAAATTAAAAAACAATCTCACTATTCGCATGGCATTTAAACACGCTGACAGGATCAATTCAAACATTACATTAGGGCGCACAGTTGAAAATGCAGCAGACATATCAATTAATACACCAGGTCGCATGTATATGAAAAGCGATGATATTGAGTTATTACAAGGACCATTCCTTGACTTAGAGGTTGCCAAGGTCATATTAGAACCGTTAAAAGTTCCAAAGTCGGCGAATCAGGATGAACAATCGTCTGTTGACGATAATCCTTTTAATGTTTTGGGTGATGACGATGAGACAACGTGA
- a CDS encoding helix-turn-helix domain-containing protein, translating into MYKCRLKVILAEKDMQQNDLLKKVDIGRGTLSQLVNNKTTPNFDTAYRIAETLDMKIEDIWVRVDDPAD; encoded by the coding sequence ATGTATAAATGTCGATTAAAAGTGATATTAGCGGAAAAGGATATGCAGCAAAACGATCTACTTAAAAAAGTGGATATAGGCCGAGGAACTTTAAGTCAATTAGTTAATAATAAAACAACACCTAATTTTGATACTGCTTATAGGATCGCCGAAACACTGGACATGAAAATCGAAGATATATGGGTGAGAGTTGATGATCCTGCCGACTGA
- a CDS encoding helix-turn-helix domain-containing protein gives MNAIYQVMTPSEVETTFELPTGSVRRDLHRDKDKWEKFRKSEVRKSGSTWLIMSREALRIYKDDIKMIPVKVDWDWVVDHVDNEMNDVLENEVLTFLNDDIDRIYELYMDGVKDGIEDGKYLTFTEWFYRYKESEDEKNI, from the coding sequence ATGAACGCCATATATCAAGTTATGACACCATCGGAAGTTGAAACAACCTTTGAGCTTCCGACTGGTTCTGTCCGCCGCGATCTACACCGCGATAAGGATAAATGGGAAAAATTCCGCAAATCCGAAGTTCGGAAAAGTGGCAGCACATGGTTGATTATGTCCCGTGAAGCACTACGGATCTATAAAGATGACATTAAAATGATTCCAGTTAAAGTCGATTGGGATTGGGTTGTCGATCATGTTGACAATGAGATGAATGATGTATTGGAAAATGAGGTTCTGACGTTTTTAAATGACGACATAGACCGTATATATGAGTTGTATATGGACGGAGTTAAGGATGGCATTGAAGATGGGAAATATCTTACGTTTACTGAGTGGTTTTACAGATATAAAGAATCTGAGGATGAAAAAAATATATAA
- a CDS encoding tyrosine-type recombinase/integrase, with product MYIEGVIKQFLRNRRASGLADKTIELSEYVMRDFSRYCINTGIIMVNELDEAFIEEYFVYLKYEKTNQKHGGRLSDNTLANYFKVISVFAKFIQRRSFLSFDITQGISAPSLSNGIKQTFSMEQLRYIINNSREDYRTLFRLMLNLGLRISEGISLKRSDIHLDECMIEVYRKKVRKYDLLPFSQELRDDLACYLDKQEQENLFTFKADTVRRYLRRLCEGAEDKLGFASLSIKPHLFRHTFAKHWIMSEGDAFSLQRMLGHSSPHMTSHYVNLFSTDLAKKHKKHAIII from the coding sequence ATGTATATTGAAGGCGTTATTAAACAATTTTTACGAAATCGAAGGGCTAGTGGTCTCGCTGACAAAACGATCGAACTTAGTGAATATGTTATGCGAGACTTCTCCCGTTACTGTATTAACACTGGCATTATAATGGTTAATGAATTAGACGAGGCATTCATTGAAGAATATTTTGTCTATCTCAAGTACGAAAAAACAAACCAGAAACACGGTGGAAGACTTTCAGATAATACGCTTGCTAATTATTTCAAAGTAATAAGTGTATTTGCCAAGTTTATTCAAAGACGGTCGTTTTTATCATTTGATATAACCCAAGGCATCTCCGCCCCTTCTTTAAGTAACGGTATTAAACAGACTTTTAGTATGGAGCAATTAAGGTACATAATCAATAATTCAAGAGAAGATTACAGAACATTATTCCGTTTAATGTTAAACTTGGGCCTACGCATCAGTGAAGGAATATCTTTGAAACGAAGTGACATTCATTTAGATGAATGTATGATTGAAGTTTACCGAAAAAAGGTTCGTAAATATGACTTGCTACCTTTTTCCCAAGAATTAAGGGATGACTTGGCGTGTTATTTAGATAAGCAGGAACAAGAAAATTTATTCACCTTTAAAGCTGATACTGTTCGTAGATATTTAAGAAGGTTGTGTGAAGGTGCTGAAGACAAACTCGGATTCGCTTCATTAAGCATAAAGCCTCATCTATTTAGACATACATTTGCAAAGCATTGGATCATGTCAGAAGGAGATGCGTTCAGCTTGCAGAGAATGCTTGGACACTCTTCTCCCCATATGACTTCTCACTATGTAAATCTTTTTTCAACCGATTTAGCGAAAAAGCACAAAAAACATGCAATAATAATATAG
- a CDS encoding holin has translation MNEILTFATIVLPIVTAVTELIKRTVSVPKNFVPLIALVTGLAIGYAATPMTNIDWVLRLWGGGIAGLSSTGLYEIAFNKREGKTKQNKAA, from the coding sequence ATGAACGAAATTCTAACGTTTGCAACAATCGTTTTGCCGATCGTAACTGCTGTCACGGAATTGATCAAAAGGACTGTGTCTGTGCCAAAAAATTTCGTGCCACTGATTGCATTGGTCACTGGTCTTGCAATTGGTTATGCTGCTACACCTATGACCAATATTGATTGGGTATTGAGGCTATGGGGCGGGGGTATTGCCGGTTTGTCGTCTACTGGCCTGTATGAGATTGCTTTTAACAAGCGGGAAGGGAAGACTAAACAGAATAAAGCTGCATAG
- a CDS encoding GH25 family lysozyme, with translation MSKVVDVSHWQGEIDWQKMKSDGVDHAFCKATQGSEDGTAFIDSQLKRNATEGHKAGVEMGAYHYAAFISEEDAKKEADWFLKNIQGLPLALPHVLDMEENRCGSDKEMNKGLRAFLDRVHEKTGHPVMLYSGGYFYLNRIYKDHGYPVWYARYADEPKGCDLNDLALWQHTMKGSIGGISPIDMNTPGGMWKSWEDEKQVIERDRQTKAEVVHADKDQYTIRSGDNYWDLENRWGLAHGTLERLNSDVNPQSLNVGQKIFVPSDVRKGDHNTSHHSSGDTYTVKQGDALSVIAQNHGTSVDRLLELNPGIDDPNVIHTGQKIQLPGGGASHEIYTVQFGDYLSKIGAKFNVNWHDIASLNGIAGPKYTIHPGDKIKIPN, from the coding sequence ATGAGTAAAGTCGTTGATGTGTCCCATTGGCAAGGTGAAATTGACTGGCAAAAGATGAAGTCTGATGGAGTTGACCATGCCTTTTGTAAAGCGACACAAGGTTCAGAGGACGGAACAGCTTTCATCGATTCCCAGCTAAAAAGAAATGCTACAGAAGGCCATAAAGCAGGCGTTGAAATGGGCGCTTATCATTATGCGGCATTCATTTCAGAAGAGGATGCTAAAAAAGAGGCTGATTGGTTCTTAAAGAACATCCAAGGCCTGCCTCTCGCTTTGCCCCATGTGCTTGACATGGAAGAAAACCGATGCGGTTCTGACAAGGAAATGAATAAAGGTTTGCGCGCATTTCTAGATCGTGTTCATGAAAAAACAGGCCATCCCGTCATGCTTTATAGCGGCGGGTATTTCTACCTAAACAGGATCTATAAAGATCACGGATATCCAGTTTGGTATGCACGATATGCGGACGAGCCAAAGGGGTGTGATCTCAACGATTTGGCGCTCTGGCAACATACAATGAAAGGTTCTATCGGCGGCATATCACCAATTGATATGAATACTCCCGGAGGCATGTGGAAGTCATGGGAAGATGAAAAACAAGTCATTGAACGTGATAGGCAGACCAAAGCAGAGGTCGTTCATGCTGATAAAGATCAATACACGATCAGATCAGGTGATAACTATTGGGATTTAGAAAATCGGTGGGGATTGGCACATGGCACACTTGAACGACTCAACTCTGACGTCAATCCACAGTCGCTCAATGTGGGACAAAAAATCTTTGTTCCATCTGACGTGCGAAAGGGTGACCACAATACGTCTCATCATTCGTCCGGCGATACGTATACGGTTAAACAAGGTGACGCTCTTTCGGTCATTGCCCAAAATCATGGGACGTCAGTGGACAGGCTGTTGGAACTAAATCCAGGTATCGATGATCCAAATGTCATTCATACCGGGCAAAAGATTCAGTTGCCCGGCGGTGGGGCCTCACATGAAATATACACGGTCCAATTTGGAGACTACTTGTCTAAAATCGGAGCGAAATTCAATGTCAACTGGCATGATATCGCAAGTTTGAATGGTATTGCGGGGCCTAAGTACACAATCCATCCAGGCGACAAAATCAAAATACCAAACTAA